The sequence below is a genomic window from Rattus rattus isolate New Zealand chromosome 3, Rrattus_CSIRO_v1, whole genome shotgun sequence.
GGATTGTGTTTCCGGTAAAGGCCATTACTGCAACAATCAGGAAATTCTGAGGAAGCCTGAAGTTTACATGATTACACCACTGATAGTTCTCTGACTTTGATAATTAGAACCGTGATTATTTATAGTGCAGGGTTGAGGGACAAGGGAACATCAAAGCTGCAACTCGCTAACGGGTCGgaaaaatgtgtgtgcacacgtaacCATAGATACAGGTAAAGGGTAAAGCAAGATCTGGAGAATTTGGATGAAGATGTGGGAtttctttgaactttttttttcaaatattttagagATCTATGATGCAAATTGAAGACTAAAAagtgtcttcctttctctattGATTGGGTCCTTTCCATTTTAGGGTTAAACATCCTGAGTGGAATGATCACACATCATTCCATGTGCGTTGTTTCTGAGTTAAATATTTAGGTGCTATACTGGCCAGAGAATCAGAAAAATGGTGTACCTAGGGATTCCCTATGGCCTCTTTCGGCAGTGTCTCAGAAGCAGACAATCCACAGCCACTATACTCTTAAGAAACAAAGAGGGCCATAGAAACCAAGGAATtgaacacccacccaacaaacaCAATAGCAGATATCAGCATCTAGAATTATAGtcatcccaaacccagatgtTAATACACCTGGGCCTTGTATAGAGTCACAGTCAATAACAGCCAGGACACTATATCTCTATTAGAGCAAAGCAATCCTCCTACAGTAGACCTTGAGAAATGCAATTTGGCCAAAGCCCCAGACAGCTATTCCAAAATAGCTATAATAAATATGCTATAAGATTTTAAAGATAATATGGATAAATCTATTTATGAAACACAGAgagtagaatgaaataaaaaaaatgttcaagaccTATCAGtgaaaaaagaatcaatgaagaaaaccaaaactgatgggaaataggaaatgaaaaatgtaggAAGTGAAACCGGATCCTTAGAGGTAAGCAAGCTGCAATGACAGAACACCCgggaaggaagagaaacccttaAGCAATGAAGGTAAGATACAAGAAATGGATATCTCAGTCAGAGAAAATCTGAACTCTAAAAAAGACtcaatctaagaataataggaataaaggaAGCATAATAAACTCAGGTCAAAGGCACTAAGTACTTAcataaaaaaacagaacaaaaacaaacaaaccaaattccTATTAGTAACTTAATAGGAccgaaagctctagaataaaaagaaatagcacCGGAAAGGAGAAGATGGCAATAAATGACCAAACTCAGgattgaaatcaataaaatggaaacaacatgtacaaagaatcaatagaacaaagaattggttctttgGGAAATCAGTTCAGGTTGACACACACTTAGCCAATTAACTAAGGGATGGTGAAAGAATTCAAGTTAACAATGCCTGTACCCTGGAGTGGGCGCCAACACAACCCAATGTCATTTTTGGAGGTACTTTATCTCATAATCATGTTTTGTGACAGTATATCTTAAAACTTTACAGGTCTTTGAATAAATATTCCatactttgtgtttttatgggattcctgtaTGTAGGAATGTGCTTATCTCTACATTATATGTGTGTCTTGTgctttttatttggattttttcttctgttttgtcccattccaatttgtttttatcatatctgatctattattattatttagatatttgtttgttttctaaggaagaCAGCAGGGTGTGCATCTTAGTAGGAGAGTAACTGGGAAGGAGTTtgtgggagttgggggaggggaactgaaatcagaatatattatatgaaaaattaattttcaataaaagatgCATGTTTATATTTACATCTAATGCTCCATCATGAGGCTTCGTGTGGGCTTTCTTGAAGGTAAAGACTTAATATAGTCCTTTCAGTTGGCAGAATTTGTAGTTAGTTTTTCTTGTCCTCAAGGTGATTTATGAATTAGCTGCTTGGTATTTAATATTACATAGGTTTAAGTGAtacatttaaatctattttaattatattttatcctATAGTAAAGTAGCAGAATAGAGCATTATAatgattttatataataaaattttgctGGTcatagtggcatatgcctttaatcctagcatttgagagtcagaagcaagcagatctctgtggctTCAAGGGCAGGGCTacaggtgagaccctgtctctaagaaaataaatatactttgatGAATTACTTGGAGTCCAGTTCTCCCAAATTTTGTCATTAATATGATTCTTCCACCAGCACCTCACCACTGAACTCATTTAATCCTAAGGACTTGTCTCGGTAAGAGTGAACTGTCAACCAACAACGAGGGAAATAAAGGGCCTTCTAGCAGATGTGGAGGAGGCACAGCAAGAGCTCTGACGACatgacttgggggtggggtggggctctcACTTTTTGTTAACATGGTGATGTAAGAAAATGGCCTGCTGTCACCGTCTGTCAGTCTGTCATCATCACTTTCCATGAATTCCCTGGCAGCAGACACTGGGCCTCTGTACCCTCGTGGATGACACCATTTAGCTGGTTTGGTAGCTTCTTCAGAAGCTACAGGACAAGATGGggtggttattttttgtttttctcagtacTAGGGACAATCTCGATCCTTACACATGTGCTCCAATGAGCTACACCTCTAGTTTGAGACTCTCCCCACCCACAGGCCTTACTTACCCTGTCCGTTCTCTAGTCTGAGAGATGAGCGAAGCcctgcctgccctctgccccaTTCTAACTCTGTCTGTAGTTTCAAACCCACTGCTTCCCACCCGCACGTcacactggttttcttttttcctatttctgagAAAGGgcctcattgtgtagccctggttgacctggGTTTCacagtgtagatcaggctggcttccaacccacagagatctgcctggctctgcctccagagcactaggattaaagactGGATCACCATGCCAGGCACTTAAGCTGTTTTCATTGTCCTGTGCTTTCTGCCTATCTCACCCTTTAACTGTTCATTTATCAGCACAGAATTCTCTTAAACGAAATAATTAAAACTTCCACTCGAGCCGATTTCTTTTATGCACAATTCCTTGGAATAACACAAGCTTTCATTactctgtgtgcctgtgagtgcCACGGCACCCATGTGGAGCTCAGGACAACCTCTGTAAGTGGCTCTCTCCTACCATGGCTGTTCAGATAGAACTCAGGTAGCTTCCTACTAATCTGTAGCACCTCTCCCAGCCCCTTCTCACTATTGGTAAAAACGTGTCAAAAGCGACCCACTGGCCTTAGGACAAGTAGAAAAAGAACTGCAGTGACAGATGGTGTGGGAAGAAGTGCAGATTGATTTTGCTGAGCCTCCAGGAAGGGCACAGTGCATGGCACAGAGCAGGCAGGCTGTAAGGGAAAAGAAGGTTGTGGATAGATTGATGGGGGATCATTCCTACTTCCTCTTCCAATTCGTTTGAGGCAGtgggagaggggtgtgtgtgtgtgtgtgtgtgtgtgtgtgtgtgtgtgtgtgtgtgtgtgtgtgtgtgcgtgtgcatgcgccTGTGCGCTGCAGTGAGATTTACAATCATCTGTGAAgtgaacaaatgaagaaaagtacAGCGACAGGGACAGATCGCTTATAGCAGACAGTAGAGGGCTGGCCTCAGGCCTCAGCCTGGTCCAGGTCCCTTCATGGCAGATGGAGATCTCTGTCTTAGCTTGGAACTTAAGCATTCTTAGTTTTGTGACTTTGGGCTGGCTTACCCTTATGGCTTTGTCCTGGAAATTTAATAATTTACATAAAGCATTAGCACAGAATTTCAGGAGGGTCTGGGAACTCAGAGCCCAACCCAGTGGAGCCCCAGCAGCCTCCTCCCTAGGCAGCTCCCCCATCATCTTTGGCCGTGCCTGGGTTCTGCTGCAAGCACGCTGCCCTGCAGAACCGCAGTACTGCAGCGTTCACTTTCCTTAGTGTCTCTAGGCGGCAGTGCTTTATCAAAAACTACAACTGGATGTGTGCCGCGAAGCTGGGACCCTGTCATCAAAGAAACTTGGCATGACTCCTGGTTTGCTGGAGGGCGTTGGTGTTTCTTGATGACCGTTGGAAGGCGCGCGCTCAACAGGCGCTGGAGCCTTGGAGCGTCCAGACTGTTGGGTTCCGACCCTCCACGCTGGGGCACTGGATGCACAGTGAGCAATTCCACATCTCCACGTGCTATCTGAGAGCACTTGGTCGCTTGGATAAAACGACAAAGATCAATTTAAGTAGGATCTGCAGGCATTCAAGGCGCAGGCACTTTGGAGAATCAAAGAAAATTCTTAAGTAAGCTGAGGGCCACGGCTAGGACTGGTCTCACCCAGAAATTTTACGGAGGGCACTTCTCACCGCCAAGATAGGTGGCAGGTGCAAGACCTTTCACATGGCCACGCCTCTGACATCTCCTCTCCTTCACTGGCTAAAGGTCTCCTAGTGAAGCAGAGCCCTCTAGAAGAAGTCAGGGTGCAGAACGCCCGCGCCCAATCCGTGTTCTCCGGCCTGTGACCGCATTCGGCCCGCCCTCTGCACCTCTATAAGAGCCGCGGCGAAGAGCGCACTCGAAGCACCGCCCACCCCAGGCGcgctacctctccagctcctctagCGCGGGTGCCTCTGTTCCCGCGGCTGATCAACACTACATCCTCTCTTTGATCTCCTGAACCGGGTGGTCCTTGGATTCTCCTCTAGTCTTTTGCTCTCCTGGCCCCGCACTGTCCCGGCAGTGCGGTCCGCAGGTGAGCAGTGCTGCAGCGCGGCGATCCGGAAAGCTCACCTTGCACAGACCAGTTGCGGCCAGCGAGAAACTCTGGTCTTTGTAGGATGAAGAACTCAATGCTGGAGGCTGCGTCCCTGCTTCTGGAGAAGCTGCTCCTTATTTCTAACTTCAAGATCTTTAGCGTGTGCGCCCCGGGAGGAGGCACAGGGAAGAAACATCCCTATGAAATCAGCTCTTTTCTCCGGGGTGACGTGTTGGAAGTGTCACGGACCCATTTTACCCACTATGGTATCTACCTGGGGGACAACCGTGTCGCCCATCTAATGCCTGACATCCTGTTGGCCCTGACCAGTGACAAGGAACGCACTCAGAAGGTGGTCTCCAACAAGCGTCTCCTCCCAGGAGTCATTTGCAAGGTGGCCAGCATCCGTGTGGACACAGTAGAGGACTTTGCCTATGGAGCGGACATCCTCGTCAATCACCTAGACGAGACTCTCAAGAAGAAGTCCTTGCTCAATGAGGAGGTGGCACGCAGAGCAGAGCAGCAGTTGGGGCTGACCCCCTACAGCCTACTATGGAACAACTGCGAACACTTTGTGACCTACTGCAGATATGGCTTTCCTATCAGTCCGCAGGCTGAGAAGGTAGGAGAGACTTgcaggagctggggctgggatCTGGGAGCTTTTTGGATATCTCCTCCACCAAACCATTCTTAGGAGTTGTAGATTAAGTAAGGAAAGCTCTGGCGTTTCTAGGGGAGATCTGGTAAACAAAGGGCAGGTTGCCTTGCAGGAAGGCTATTTCAAAATGTGCAATAAAAAGGGTGTGGCCACACAGACCACTTCCAGAGATTCCAAAGTGCTGCCTGACTGCTGTACTAGTCATCTTGGTCTGCACACGCAGATAGTTCAAATGATCAGGAGCAAGGGACTGAAGGACTTGGAACTTTTCCCACGAAGTGTAACTGGCAGGAAGATATCCActtgtctctgtttctatttgcACAAAGTGATTTCCCTTTACGTAATAGGCTCAAAATTCCTGCTAGGAGACAATAGGTAGACAccctttatttctgtgtttgaCTGGGAGAGATTTCTCCTTGTCGTATAACTTTTGCTAAGTGACTTTTATCCCCATATCATGTTCTCATTCATTGTTAAGCGTCTCCTAGCCATTAGTTCCAAAGGTGGGTTGTATTTTAAGTTCCCCAGAGATTAAAACAATTCGTTTTGCTGGAAGGTAAATTTTATGACTACTTTGGGGTGGAGGACCCAAGTAGTAGAAAATGATTGTTAAATAAGCTACAAATCCAAAGAAAAGAATACACTATGTCACAAAAGACAGTTTATGTTTTAATCACGCACAGCAATGCTTTTCAGCTTTGACAATAATTAAGGGGGCATTAATTAGCATTTGCTCTTAATGGAATTCTGGTCAGTCTCACAGTAAGTTTTTGTGTCATTTTGTATGTTTAGATGCTGTTTTGGACCCAAATTAATATGTCATCACAATCTACAACCTAGATTTTTCTGATTTATGCCTTGAGTAATTTTTTGACACAGCACTGGGCTTTTATATGTAGGCATAATAAATTtctgacagatttttaaaattgaaccAGAAATAACTTATTCTAGGGATCATTTTCTAtggtaaattaaaatatgattaggATATTATGCAATGATTCAGAATCTCCCCTCTAGCCCAGGCCTATTTAGAGGGCAATGTTATATTCACAAACACTGGCTCCAAGGTATCCAAAAAGAAACACATAGGGTTTAGTTAAGGACCAAGCCAATTATTCCTGTAAGGAAAAATAGTTTTCCTATCCAATTTGAGAGTTGCCCTTTCATAGTACACATGTAGCATCACATTACGTAtctcaacaggaaaaaaaaggtaTAAGTGCTTTTTATAAGCAATAAAATAGTAATCGTATAAAGAACAATTTGGGTGGTTTCTAATGTGGGGAAATGCTATGTTTCAGATTAGTGAAGTGTCTTAATTAATGAAgcttcatagtctctagtgaaaCTGAGTTTCTgtgtttccctgtttccctttGAGTGGCCTAACAAACAATTTAGCCCCAGTCTAGAAGACTAGATTTCCTCAGGGGAAACAAATTCTCACCCAAATGTTCTAATTCTAAGAACTTTTTTTTAGTAAAAGAAGTGTTAGTTCTACATGATTtctactttgaaatttttaaaaggatttttgctttaattaaatgtgtatgtatacaagtGCAGGTGCTGCTGGAGGCCAGAGACTTTGCACCCTGGGGTGGTTGTAAGGCATCCACTCAGTACTGGGATGATGCAGAGATCTCTGTAAGGACAGCACATATTGTAAggctagccatctctccagctccatgcttTTACAATTTTAGAAACATGatctattatttatttctgggtctgatTTTTGAAGTCTTTCACAGCTATTGTATCTTACTTCAGCATGGTAAagccatctctttttttaaataaaattttataaaaaatttctTCAACACTTCCCTCAGGTGAAAATTTCTTGCTATTAACAGTGCATACAAGCAGGCCAGCGAGAAGAGTCAGTGGGTACAGGTGATTACTGCTCAAATCTGACTGCAGTTTAATCTCTGAatcccacagtggaaggaaggaaggaaccaactTCCAAAAGCTGGCCTCTTGAATTCACGCAAGTGCTATGGTACTGGTATTGCCCCCCCCAACCTCTctaataaataagtttaaaaaatcaCTAAACAAGAGCCTTTACATCTTTGAGAGAATActcttaaagtttattttagtaTTGACAATTTTGTATacttatataatgtattttgatcacatacTCCTCTTACTAAAATTCCCTTCCTCACCCAGCTGACCCATTTCTACTTTACAAATTACCCTCCTACACTTTTGTGTATGTGACTTGCTGAGTTTAGTTAGTGTCTTGGTCAGTGTTCCAGTGCTGCGAAGAGATAcggtgaccacagcaactcttacaaaggaaatcaCCTAATTGGggttgcttacagttccagaggttagTCTAGTATTAGTGTGGAGGAGAGTGTGGTGGCAAGCAAGCAGATGCattgctggagaagtagctcaaAGTTCTACAACCAGATCTTCAGACAGAGGAAgagtgagccactgggcctggcttgggctttggaaacctcaaagcccaccctcagtgacatcttcctccaacagggctacCTATTGCCTTGGCACCTACTATACATTGTCTACTCTCTacttaaacaaaacaagacaaaacaacaaaaaggttcttcatgtagctaaggctgacctcacactcccAATCATCTGAGGACAATcttgaactactgatcctcctATTTCTACCTAACCACATCCAACGTATGCAATGCTGAGGACCTTGCAGAACcctacatacacagatacacacacgcatacttaaaaaataattaaaatcaatcTTAGAAAGTAAAGATGTTAGAAATCTTCCCATTAAGCCCTGGAGTCAAGTTGAGCAACAAAGTCAGACCTCATCTCATATACATTGCAATATTCTAGACAAGGATCTTGAGTCCTGTATGAATAGCAAATCTCACATGAAAATGACAGTTGTTAAATTCTAACAATGACAAAGGTAACTGTTAAGAACTATAGCAGTGATAATAATAAGTATAGTATATTTATGCACTACCTAGAAGAACACgattcttttcttaaagatttagtTTATCTCCAGGGCTAACCTGGTATTccaaggaagaagaaagcctAGAGCAGTTACATGCTTTATTTAATGTTATACAACAGTCAACACACCTAAACACAGGACACCATTTCCAAAGAAGATTGATCTTATATGAAAAAGTGACACAGTTGAATGCATCCACTACAGGTGGGAAACATATTTAAGGTCTTCATTTCCAGGAGCCAATTATATGTCACATAACTGATGAGGGAGAGGATATGCCAACCTAGTGTGACTGTCTTTAgactttatataaaaatttatataaaatatgattgGTATCATCAAATTTTAGAGTAGTAAAGTAGAATAATTGcctaatttctgttgtttttaaaagcttgagTCTAGAAATTTCCTTTTTAGGTTAAGTTAGAACATGTGAATtagtattaattaatttaatgttgtttttcatctttaatgCTGAGTAACTTTGATGAGGTTCATTTCTATAGTTTTCTATAACATTCTATCTAGTACTTCATAAGTCCCTTTTCTGCATTTTCCTGGTGGACACAGAACAACGGGGAAGACTACTCGGTCTGTGGTATATGCGGTTCTTATTAGCCATGGTTCATAATAGTCTTAACTCTTGTTTTCCAGTTTCACGAGACTGTGAAGATACTCATTCGTGATCAGAGAAGTTGTCTTGCTTCAGCTGTCTTGGGATTAGTGTCTATTATCTACACAGGCCTGGCATCATACATGACCCTTCCTGCAGTCTGCATCCCGTTCTGCTTGTGGATGATGTCTGGCTAGCTTCCAACCCCCATGGGAATGTGtgcaaatatgtttatatttacagAGCACAAAACATTATAAGCATTGTTGATAAAATGTGGCCCACAACACGTTCTAGATAAAAAGTGATCAAGAATCATGCAAAGTGCTTACCATGTAAGCCGAACAGAGCCTTTCTGCATGCTCTCAGGCTGCAGAACACCAGGAGCTCTGGAAGCAGTCAGCCTGTCAGAGGTCAGCGGCCCCAGAGGGATGGCACCTGAGGTGAAAGCCACAGGAGATAATTCAGGTTATTCTTTCCTCCTGTAATCATTCTGTTGTTAGGCTTATCAGCTGAGATCACTAACTTTATTGTAATGTATTCTTATGTAATGACCGATATTAAAGTGAACAATTTCCCTCATTTAGATGAATATATGTTTGAAAATTAGCTGAAAGGAAACTAAAGCTCACATTCCCTTTTGCCTGTCTTTGTGTAATAATATAATCTTAAGTATGTcaagaatattattttcattatttcattatttcaagaTCAGTGTTGAAAGAGCTTAGTGAAGTGACTGGTCAGAAAGCATAGGAGTGTAGGAACAGCCACAGTAGCTATTTATATTTACCTTTGAATAGCCTgagattgtgttttcttcttttctttccatatgACTGTATGACTACTTTCAAAAAGGTGAacagaattattaaaataattctggTATTAGATATACACATGTGCCAAATGAATACACCAATATCTGCACTCACATATTGATAGGTAAACTGTATTTCTGGTTGCTTTATTATACTAGTGTCATTTATTAATGAGAATctacaaaaatgaatataaaaccaAATCCAGTGTCTTTTCCTGTGCCCTTGAatatcaatctctctctctctctctctctctctctctctctctctctctctctctctctctctgtgtgtgtgtgtgtcactggatAGTTTTAAAGCTAAATTTACTaatatccttttttaaaatacaagttaCATTTGTTTTACAGTTAATTTTCCACTTTAAGTATAATTTATGACCATAAGAGAGGTATGTCACAGCAGTATATAAAGCCTAAATGAATAGAGCCAAAAAATAAGTATTCTGAGAAAGTTACTAATGCCAAGCATTGCAGGTGTGTTCACTCACTCTACTGGATCAGAGGGGAGACCTAGCTTGTTAAAAGCATGCCTTCAAGACTGTCACTAAAATGACACAGGTTGGAGTTACACTTCAGGTACTGAACTGTTATCAAAGGTGGTACATGGACTATCTGTTGTCCTTAGAAGGTtggagcagcaggcagagagctcCAGGCCTGTGTGGGCTGGAAGACAATACTGTCTGTTGTCTGGTAACTGTTAAAAGGTACAAATCAGgcactgaagagatgactcagcacttaGAGCTATTGctactcttgaagaggaccaggATTTAGTTGCCAGCAGCTCCTGGTAGATCACAgcctctgtaactccaatttaaaaagattcaacaccctcttctggcctccatgtgcataaCATACATGGTagacaaacatgcatgcaggcaaacacacacacacacacacacacacacacacacacacacacacacaaaataaaacttaaaaaaattgaatCACAGAATAGCCAAGCATGTAATCCCAACCCTTGGAATGTAGAGGAAggaagattgggagttcaaggcaagGCTGCTTACCCAGGGGGTTTAAGACTTGTTTGCACTGCCCAAaggggttcaagaccagcttgcACTGCATAGGTAGCTCAAGACTAGttttggctacatgagacccaatctcaaaacaacaaaagaaccacAGAACAGTGACTCTTCTGGCAGAAAAGAGGATTTGTTTTAGTCAGTGATCGGGCTGGCACAAACGAAAGTACAGATTTTAGTTTAGCTGAGGTCTTATGACCTAGTATTTTCCTACAACAAATTTAGTTGGAGTATAatgataattaattaaaatttgtttaatattcaaattaaatGTTTAACTGCTTAAGTGTTTTATATCAGTAAAACACTGAAtggaaaaaatcaaataatatagGTGTTCTTTGGGCCTGATTCAACCACTTAAATTACCT
It includes:
- the Lrat gene encoding lecithin retinol acyltransferase, with amino-acid sequence MKNSMLEAASLLLEKLLLISNFKIFSVCAPGGGTGKKHPYEISSFLRGDVLEVSRTHFTHYGIYLGDNRVAHLMPDILLALTSDKERTQKVVSNKRLLPGVICKVASIRVDTVEDFAYGADILVNHLDETLKKKSLLNEEVARRAEQQLGLTPYSLLWNNCEHFVTYCRYGFPISPQAEKFHETVKILIRDQRSCLASAVLGLVSIIYTGLASYMTLPAVCIPFCLWMMSG